One window from the genome of Alkalibaculum bacchi encodes:
- a CDS encoding helix-turn-helix transcriptional regulator, whose product MKRKVEKYDFKALGQAIKDARNSKEMSRNQLADKMNIAPRYIASIENSGQHPSLQIFYELVTILDVSVDQFFFPDKEANKSSQRRQLDSLLDEMDGKDLVIITATAKGIKEAKSDERTEN is encoded by the coding sequence ATGAAACGAAAAGTCGAGAAGTACGATTTTAAAGCTTTAGGTCAAGCAATAAAGGATGCAAGAAATTCGAAGGAAATGTCAAGAAATCAATTAGCGGATAAAATGAACATCGCACCTCGATATATTGCATCTATTGAGAATAGTGGGCAACATCCAAGCTTACAAATTTTTTATGAACTTGTCACCATTTTGGATGTATCGGTAGACCAATTCTTTTTTCCAGATAAAGAAGCAAACAAATCATCACAACGTAGGCAACTTGATAGTCTGCTTGATGAAATGGACGGCAAAGATTTAGTTATTATCACTGCTACTGCAAAAGGAATAAAAGAAGCCAAATCAGACGAAAGAACGGAAAATTAA
- a CDS encoding relaxase/mobilization nuclease domain-containing protein, producing MATTRLISMHRNKGKSIASCLAARTNYAINPDKTNDGEYISSYECDPKTVQGEFLLSKRIYSNITGREQANDVIAYQIRQSFKPGEVTPELANRIGYELGMKFTKGNHAFIVATHVDKSHIHNHMIYNSISLDCTKKFRDFLGSGKAVRKISDRLCLENGLSIIENPKRGKNHYGKWLGDKKPITHSEKLRNTIDKILSKTPIDFDTFLLQMEQAGYSIKHGKYLSFKNKDQKKFIRLRSLGEGYTEEEIKAIICGEKPIVDRKKAKENSQSHVNLLIDIQAKLQAGKGGGYERWAKIFNLKQMAQTINFLTENNLLAYVDLEKKAQVATDNFNQLSTQIKETEKRMTEIGKLKTHIINYSKTRDIYTAYRKAGYSKKFYEEHTADLLLHKAAKAAFDKLEGKKLPTVKALQTEYSGLLSEKKKAYAKYHSIKKEMKNILTAKANVERLLGENIPEKEKEKHKEER from the coding sequence ATGGCAACAACCCGTTTGATTTCTATGCATCGAAACAAAGGAAAGTCTATTGCCAGCTGTCTTGCAGCCCGTACAAACTATGCAATAAACCCTGACAAAACTAATGATGGTGAATACATCAGCTCTTATGAATGTGACCCTAAAACAGTCCAAGGAGAGTTTTTATTATCCAAAAGAATATACTCCAATATTACAGGGAGAGAACAAGCAAATGATGTAATAGCTTATCAGATAAGGCAGTCCTTTAAGCCGGGAGAAGTTACACCAGAGCTTGCTAATAGAATTGGTTATGAATTAGGTATGAAATTTACTAAAGGCAACCATGCTTTTATTGTAGCTACTCACGTAGACAAGTCCCATATTCACAATCACATGATATATAATTCTATTTCTTTAGACTGTACAAAAAAGTTTAGGGATTTCTTAGGCTCAGGTAAAGCTGTACGAAAGATATCTGACCGTCTTTGCCTTGAAAATGGACTGTCTATTATAGAAAATCCAAAGCGTGGGAAAAACCATTATGGTAAGTGGCTCGGGGATAAAAAGCCTATTACTCATTCGGAAAAACTGCGAAACACTATAGATAAAATACTTTCAAAAACGCCTATAGATTTTGATACGTTCTTATTGCAAATGGAACAGGCAGGTTACTCTATTAAGCATGGAAAATATCTTTCTTTTAAAAATAAAGACCAAAAGAAATTTATCCGTTTACGTTCTCTTGGAGAAGGTTATACAGAGGAAGAAATCAAGGCTATAATTTGTGGAGAAAAGCCTATCGTTGATAGGAAAAAAGCAAAGGAAAATTCACAATCTCATGTCAATCTCTTGATAGATATACAGGCAAAATTACAAGCAGGAAAAGGTGGTGGCTACGAACGGTGGGCAAAGATTTTCAACCTGAAACAGATGGCACAGACTATCAATTTTTTAACGGAAAATAATCTACTCGCCTATGTAGATTTAGAAAAAAAGGCACAGGTTGCTACCGATAATTTCAATCAATTATCGACCCAAATTAAAGAAACAGAAAAGCGTATGACAGAGATAGGAAAGTTAAAAACTCATATCATCAACTATTCAAAAACTCGTGATATTTATACCGCTTATCGTAAGGCAGGATACTCTAAGAAATTCTATGAAGAACATACTGCGGATTTACTTTTACACAAAGCTGCAAAGGCTGCTTTTGATAAATTAGAGGGTAAGAAATTACCCACGGTAAAGGCTCTACAAACGGAATATTCTGGACTACTTTCTGAAAAGAAAAAGGCTTATGCAAAGTACCATTCTATAAAAAAAGAAATGAAAAATATACTGACTGCAAAGGCAAATGTTGAACGTCTTTTAGGTGAGAATATACCAGAGAAGGAAAAAGAAAAACACAAGGAAGAAAGGTAA
- a CDS encoding TetR/AcrR family transcriptional regulator, translating into MENFLNLPMEKQNLIIDAALKTFAKHGYKKTSISDIASTAVISKAMVFHYFGTKKELYLYLVNTCVDSISTEVVEKFDDSITDLFDRILHTNKLELTLMEKHPNIPSFIQSAYFENDDEVKEEIRTIFCKDDGKTIGKKITFDGADFSKFKDDIDPKLVMNMIDWIAEGYMSKISDVEETDYDELYRVFEECLQLFKRNFYK; encoded by the coding sequence TTGGAAAATTTTTTGAATTTACCTATGGAAAAGCAAAATTTAATTATTGATGCCGCATTAAAAACATTTGCAAAGCATGGATATAAAAAAACATCTATAAGTGATATAGCCAGTACTGCAGTAATTTCCAAAGCTATGGTATTCCATTATTTTGGAACAAAGAAAGAGCTATACCTATACTTGGTAAATACCTGTGTCGACAGTATTAGCACTGAAGTTGTCGAAAAATTTGATGACAGTATTACAGATTTATTTGATAGGATTTTGCATACTAACAAGCTTGAGCTTACTTTGATGGAAAAACATCCTAATATTCCTTCGTTTATTCAGAGTGCATATTTTGAAAATGATGATGAAGTTAAGGAAGAGATAAGAACTATTTTTTGCAAAGATGATGGCAAAACTATCGGAAAAAAAATAACTTTTGATGGCGCAGATTTTTCAAAATTTAAAGATGATATTGACCCAAAGCTTGTCATGAACATGATTGACTGGATTGCTGAGGGATACATGAGCAAAATTTCAGACGTGGAAGAGACTGATTATGATGAATTATATAGAGTGTTTGAAGAATGTCTGCAACTCTTTAAAAGGAATTTTTATAAGTGA
- a CDS encoding ABC transporter ATP-binding protein encodes MTKNVIEIQNLTKQYGKHRGIDNVSFSVKEGEIFGFIGPNGAGKSTTIRTLLALIHPTSGSATIFGKDCIKEAPVIAQDIGYLPSETFFYENMKVRDLLSYAATLYKKDCSKRIEELTFRLNLDVTRKIRDLSFGNKKKVGIVAGLLHSPKLLMLDEPTSGLDPLMQQTFFDILREENQKGVTILFSSHILSEVQKMCNRIAILKDGKVISLENIETMRSNAYKKIILHMTETTELQTLDMEGVSNFEQNGAQVNFLFKGDVNILLDSLRQHQMLDILIEEPSLEEIFMHYYK; translated from the coding sequence ATGACAAAAAATGTAATTGAAATCCAGAATCTCACAAAGCAATATGGCAAGCATAGAGGGATTGATAATGTTAGTTTTTCTGTTAAGGAAGGGGAAATTTTTGGTTTCATTGGTCCAAACGGCGCAGGGAAATCTACTACCATTCGTACTTTATTAGCTTTGATTCATCCAACATCAGGAAGTGCCACTATTTTCGGAAAGGATTGTATCAAGGAAGCCCCTGTTATTGCGCAGGATATAGGCTACCTGCCCTCTGAAACTTTTTTCTATGAAAATATGAAGGTGCGGGATTTGCTGAGCTATGCGGCGACATTATACAAAAAAGACTGTTCAAAGAGGATTGAGGAATTAACTTTTCGCCTTAACCTTGATGTCACCCGAAAAATCCGTGACTTATCGTTTGGAAATAAAAAGAAAGTAGGGATTGTTGCAGGGTTACTCCACTCGCCAAAGCTCTTGATGTTAGATGAACCGACAAGCGGTCTTGACCCTTTGATGCAACAGACATTCTTTGATATTCTACGCGAGGAAAATCAAAAGGGAGTAACCATATTGTTTTCTTCCCACATTTTGAGTGAAGTTCAAAAAATGTGTAATAGAATTGCAATTCTCAAAGATGGGAAAGTAATTAGTCTTGAGAACATTGAAACTATGCGCTCCAATGCCTACAAAAAAATAATTCTTCATATGACTGAAACAACTGAACTTCAGACGCTTGATATGGAGGGAGTGAGCAATTTTGAACAAAATGGGGCGCAAGTCAACTTTTTATTCAAAGGCGATGTAAACATTCTTCTTGACAGTCTCCGACAACATCAGATGCTTGACATTCTGATAGAAGAACCGTCACTCGAAGAGATATTCATGCACTACTACAAATAA